GCTCATCGCTTAAAGACAGTGCGCGATGCCGATCAGATTATTGTGCTCGATAAGGGTCGCATCGTACAGCAAGGCACACACGATTCCCTGATGGAACAAGGCGGTCTCTATGCCACCTTCGTGAATATGCGTGAACGTGCGGTTGGTTGGAAGATCGCCTGATCTTTTGTTGCCGCTTTAGTTTTGTTGTCGCCTTAGTTGCACTCCGTATGGTGTTAAATACTGTGCGTCAATAAACAGGTGAAAGCTATACAGAAGGGCATGATGGAAAAAGCACGAGAGACAACAGCACGCAGGCGCATACTCGCTTCAGCGCTTCATGAATTTCGCGCTCATGGGTTTGAAGCGGCATCGCTGCGTACCATCGCCGATAGGGCGGGTGTAACCACCGGTGCGATATATGGTTACTTTCCGAGTAAGCTCGACCTATTTGATGCGGTCGTAAAACCAGCTGGCGATACCTTGGCTTTCCTTTTTGAGCACGCTCAAGAGGAATTTTGTGCTCTGTCTGCTGAAGAGCAGGATTTTCCCCATATGCTTACGTTTGCGCACGACGTTCTTGAACGTCTTGTTGCAATACTCTATGACAATCGGCAAGTATTTCTTGTTATCTTTAAGAATGCAGCTGGCACACCTTGGAACAATTACGCGCAACGATTTGTTGAAGTGGAAATAAAGGGTACCGTGCAATATATGGAGTCTCAGGCGCTTCAGTCCGATGCTTCGTTTAACAAGGTATCTGAACCACTTATGCGTGTGCTTGCCGAATCGTATTTCCGTGATCTTTTTACCCTGTTTTGTCTTGATTCGTGCCGTGAAAGCGCCTTAGAGAATATGCGCCAACTCATCAATTTTTATCATCGTGGATATGAAGCGCTGTTGCTGGGCAAATACGATAAAGCGGTGAGTGGTACAAGTATCCAGAGTAACCAGCTAGAAGTCAGTGGGAACTATTAAGAGCTGCTATAAACTATTTTTGCATATCTGACGATATGAGTCCGAACCACTAAAAGTTACTATTTCGTCATGCTTCATGCTTGCAGGACTGACAGGTAAAGATTACTTTACCGGCCAGACCACAGAACCTTCACACATAGCGAATAAATGCATTCGTAACCCCGCTCTTCCATGAGAATTTATAAATCTGCCGGGGGGGGGGTGTCTTGTTTTACGGTAAACTATACAAATTGTAAGTGTTGGTGTGGTGGATACCTATGTCCATTCGCCAAGCGAGATATTGAACAATAGTTGATTGATGGATAGGGGAGAAGAGCGATGATAAAGTCCACCACAGCGCGGATGAGTTTGCTGCTGGCGGCGTTGGCGGTTCTTGTTGCTGTTTTTGCATTGCCAATGCAAAAAGCTTTTGCGGTTACAGTGATCAAGGACAACACCGACTTGGCGCATGTTCAGGCTTATCAGTTCACGATGACACAGGCAAACATGTCGGTTATTTCCCAGAGCGGCGATGTCGACATGGATGTTGTTCCGCCAGAGACTGGGCGCGAGCAAAGTACTGTATTTGCTCTTAAAGTTGATAAGACTAAGCGTGCTGATCAGTCATTTAGTCAACCGCTTAAGCTGAAATTTAGCAACGCGGGTACCGTCAATGGCAAGGTTGTTGACGTGTACGTAACGGTTAACAGTGTTGATCTGGAGTTCCTACAAGAAGGAACTGGTGACTTCGAGAACCCATCTAAGACCGTTGTTCCTTTCATGATGGTCGATGAAAACTGGGGCCATAAGTCATTTACCATTCAAAATTATATCGAAGGTACTCATCCCACCTATACAAAAGATATGTTCCATACGTTTGGAGTTCACGCCAATGTCACGGTTGAGCTGAAAAACCAGGATGGTACGCCCTGCGATTTGCGGGCAGTCATGTTTCCCTCTGATATTGATGTTATGAGCACGCATAATCGCAAGGAAACGTTTTCTCTTTTCAATAAAGACACTGCATTTGACAAAATTGTCATGAACAATCGTAATAGCCTGAATGAATCTACTTCAGGCAATAAGACCAGTTGGACTCCAACAATTCCTGCTGGTACGTCTGGCGATGATGCCGAACACAATGTTTCTGGCCTAGCTATTAGATCGGTTGATAACAAGATTAATTTTGAGTATGGCACCACTATGTCATGTGGTGGGCTGTTTGGTCTTTACACTGAGGTAATTGCTCCGCCACCTACAAAGGAAGTGGACAAAGAAGCTGTACAGGCCGAGGCTGGGCAAGAGCTCACTTATACCACGAAGTATCGCATGCCCAAGCCAGGTGTTGATACGATTGGGCCTATTACAAGCATGACCATGATCGACACCTTTGACGACCGTCTCGATTTCAAGAGCCTTGTGGTTACTCAGGATGGTACGACGCTTACCGAGGGTGATGACTACACGGTTACGGTTGAAGGTCAGAAAGTCACCGTTGACATTGCCAAGAAGCACCTAACGGAAGGCAATGGCGGCAAGTATTACACCATCGTCTACAAGACAGTCACGAACGAAAAGGCTGCCCAAGAAGGTACAGCCAATATCGATAATATCGTGACGCAGAACGTTGACAACATCAAAGCCGATTCCAACAAGGTTACTACGCGCTTGCTGTATGCAAAGGATCATAAGTTTATCAGCGGTGTTCCAGGTAAAGATCTGCCTCAGGAAGTCATTGACCTAACGCCTGGTAAGGTAAAGGGTTACGAGAACGGCACAACGGTTACGCCTGATCAGCCGACGCAGACTCAGGTAAAGGTTCCAGAGGGTACGTGGGTTTTTGTTGGATACGACAAGGACTCTGAAACGATTAATGGTGCCGATGCTCACTTTATCGGTAAGTGGGTGCTTGTTTCCAAGCCGGTGAAGGATGTTCTCGACGAAAATGGTACAAGTATTGATGGTCAGTCGGTTACGGCGGGTCAGATACTCACCTATACCGTTTCATATCCGAACACAACAGGTGCTTCTCGCACAGTG
This genomic interval from Cryptobacterium curtum DSM 15641 contains the following:
- a CDS encoding Sgo0707 family adhesin, whose translation is MIKSTTARMSLLLAALAVLVAVFALPMQKAFAVTVIKDNTDLAHVQAYQFTMTQANMSVISQSGDVDMDVVPPETGREQSTVFALKVDKTKRADQSFSQPLKLKFSNAGTVNGKVVDVYVTVNSVDLEFLQEGTGDFENPSKTVVPFMMVDENWGHKSFTIQNYIEGTHPTYTKDMFHTFGVHANVTVELKNQDGTPCDLRAVMFPSDIDVMSTHNRKETFSLFNKDTAFDKIVMNNRNSLNESTSGNKTSWTPTIPAGTSGDDAEHNVSGLAIRSVDNKINFEYGTTMSCGGLFGLYTEVIAPPPTKEVDKEAVQAEAGQELTYTTKYRMPKPGVDTIGPITSMTMIDTFDDRLDFKSLVVTQDGTTLTEGDDYTVTVEGQKVTVDIAKKHLTEGNGGKYYTIVYKTVTNEKAAQEGTANIDNIVTQNVDNIKADSNKVTTRLLYAKDHKFISGVPGKDLPQEVIDLTPGKVKGYENGTTVTPDQPTQTQVKVPEGTWVFVGYDKDSETINGADAHFIGKWVLVSKPVKDVLDENGTSIDGQSVTAGQILTYTVSYPNTTGASRTVTITDPIPAHTTYVEGSADNDGTYDSATGKITWVKEVADGDTLKVTFKVKVDEDVDSDEIANTAHVNDGLIDQDTNTTKNVAKKPPVPSVLPVTNDTFDGGIVAGILASVSGLVSVVLYRRNRQLGC
- a CDS encoding TetR/AcrR family transcriptional regulator translates to MMEKARETTARRRILASALHEFRAHGFEAASLRTIADRAGVTTGAIYGYFPSKLDLFDAVVKPAGDTLAFLFEHAQEEFCALSAEEQDFPHMLTFAHDVLERLVAILYDNRQVFLVIFKNAAGTPWNNYAQRFVEVEIKGTVQYMESQALQSDASFNKVSEPLMRVLAESYFRDLFTLFCLDSCRESALENMRQLINFYHRGYEALLLGKYDKAVSGTSIQSNQLEVSGNY